From the Vibrio alginolyticus NBRC 15630 = ATCC 17749 genome, one window contains:
- a CDS encoding class I SAM-dependent methyltransferase: MLNQNNDPFNAFEAKTEAQKLSFAPIVFQTAKTLRDLGILAVLDSAGAQGMSATDIAEKTGVSEYGVKVLLDMAISAHIVLWERPNYSLANLGFYLLHDGMTNANMDFTADVCYAAMMHLTEAIQEGKPSGLKELGNWETIYQGLSTLPEQAKQSWFKFDHFYSDRSFPLLLKEVFASKPKHLVDIGGNTGKWAIQCCKHDPDVQVTIVDLPQQLEVAMKNVSENQFVERVRPYPANMLDKAQTLPGHADVWWMSQFLDCFSPIEILNILKKVKAQLTKGDTIYVLELFWDAQKYAGASYSLNATSLYFTCLANGNSRFYRSDDFLEIVEAAGLSVVERTDNIGLGHTLLKLQAN; this comes from the coding sequence ATTTAGGTATTTTAGCCGTTTTAGACAGCGCTGGCGCTCAAGGCATGAGTGCCACAGATATTGCCGAGAAAACGGGAGTATCAGAATATGGTGTTAAAGTACTGTTGGATATGGCGATTAGTGCGCATATTGTTTTATGGGAACGACCTAACTATTCGCTTGCAAACCTTGGTTTTTACCTTCTTCATGATGGTATGACGAATGCAAACATGGATTTTACGGCAGATGTTTGTTACGCCGCGATGATGCATTTGACGGAAGCAATTCAAGAAGGTAAACCGTCAGGTTTGAAAGAGTTGGGCAATTGGGAGACCATTTATCAAGGTCTATCGACGTTACCAGAACAAGCCAAACAGAGCTGGTTTAAGTTCGATCATTTCTATTCGGATCGCTCGTTCCCACTTCTGCTTAAAGAAGTATTTGCAAGCAAGCCAAAGCATCTTGTGGATATTGGCGGAAATACGGGAAAATGGGCGATTCAGTGTTGTAAACATGACCCTGACGTTCAAGTGACGATTGTTGATTTACCACAGCAATTAGAAGTAGCGATGAAGAATGTTTCAGAAAACCAGTTCGTCGAGCGTGTACGTCCATACCCTGCAAACATGCTGGATAAAGCACAAACATTGCCTGGACACGCTGACGTATGGTGGATGAGCCAGTTCTTGGATTGCTTTTCCCCAATTGAGATCCTCAATATCCTTAAAAAAGTTAAAGCCCAGTTAACGAAGGGAGATACTATTTACGTATTGGAGCTGTTTTGGGATGCTCAAAAATACGCGGGAGCTTCCTATAGCCTTAATGCCACTTCTCTTTATTTTACCTGTTTAGCTAACGGTAATAGTCGCTTTTATCGCAGTGATGATTTCTTAGAAATTGTCGAAGCGGCAGGTTTATCTGTCGTTGAAAGAACCGACAATATTGGCCTTGGTCATACCTTATTAAAACTACAAGCAAACTAA